In Syntrophales bacterium, the following are encoded in one genomic region:
- a CDS encoding acyl-CoA dehydrogenase family protein, translated as MIDYELTNEQKDLQGRMVAFCRAEIAPAAAELDAAAPDKVPEMLRARFRKLAGAGYFDLLLKADFVSQCVAGEELAKACPATFLAAMSSGTAFGMAIQCFGSQAQKTRYLPGIAAGEFIGALACTEADAGSDLSGMVTKAEKKGDGWVLTGSKDLVTNAPVADAFLVLAWTDREAGLDKGLSLFVVEKGASGLAVGETVETMGLRGAPTAGISLTGCAVSADALVGEAGGGYALLGRITEWIKISLSSMSVGLGVACMEVSTGHGKGKKAFGKPIGLFEGVGAKLAVMFTLNDLGRMMTLRAAWSTDHQETEAPILTASAKLFTSESINKIADLAMQVHGGHGYVKGAAVERLYRDARFAELAYGTSEMQRAFIARDSLNRYKPA; from the coding sequence ATGATCGATTACGAACTGACCAATGAACAGAAAGACCTGCAGGGGCGGATGGTAGCGTTCTGCAGGGCCGAGATCGCACCCGCCGCGGCGGAGCTGGATGCGGCCGCGCCAGACAAGGTCCCGGAGATGCTCCGGGCCCGGTTCAGGAAGCTGGCGGGGGCGGGGTATTTCGACCTCCTTCTGAAAGCGGACTTCGTCAGCCAGTGCGTGGCGGGCGAAGAGTTGGCGAAGGCGTGCCCGGCCACGTTCCTGGCGGCCATGTCTTCGGGGACGGCCTTCGGGATGGCGATTCAATGCTTCGGGTCCCAGGCGCAGAAGACACGATACCTGCCGGGCATCGCCGCCGGCGAGTTCATCGGGGCGCTGGCGTGCACAGAGGCGGACGCCGGTTCGGATCTCTCGGGCATGGTGACGAAGGCGGAGAAGAAGGGGGACGGGTGGGTCCTGACGGGCTCGAAGGACCTCGTGACGAACGCCCCCGTGGCGGACGCTTTCCTGGTGCTGGCCTGGACGGACCGGGAGGCGGGCCTCGACAAGGGCCTGTCGCTGTTCGTTGTGGAGAAGGGCGCGTCCGGTCTTGCCGTGGGCGAGACGGTGGAGACGATGGGTCTCCGGGGCGCCCCGACGGCGGGCATCAGCCTGACGGGCTGCGCCGTTTCCGCGGACGCGCTCGTGGGCGAGGCGGGCGGAGGGTACGCCCTTCTCGGCCGCATCACCGAGTGGATCAAGATTTCCCTGTCGTCCATGTCGGTGGGCCTCGGAGTCGCCTGCATGGAGGTCTCCACGGGACACGGGAAGGGGAAGAAGGCCTTCGGGAAACCCATCGGCCTGTTCGAGGGCGTGGGGGCGAAGCTGGCCGTCATGTTTACCCTGAACGACCTGGGTCGGATGATGACCTTGCGTGCGGCCTGGAGCACGGACCACCAGGAGACGGAGGCGCCGATCCTCACGGCCTCGGCAAAGCTCTTCACGAGCGAGTCCATCAACAAGATCGCGGACCTGGCCATGCAGGTCCACGGCGGGCACGGATATGTCAAGGGAGCCGCCGTGGAGCGCCTGTACCGGGACGCCCGCTTCGCCGAGCTTGCCTACGGCACCTCGGAGATGCAGCGCGCCTTCATCGCCCGGGACAGCCTGAACCGCTACAAGCCTGCCTGA
- a CDS encoding acyl-CoA dehydrogenase family protein has translation MDFTFTDEQRMFRDTIYRYCKEEVAPLCEAADREGEFSMEVWKKLGSMGLLGLPFPEEYGGSGADFTTCCLAGEAMGHAGLDGGHTLALGAHTYLCGANIMEHGTEEQKKKYLPGLATGEDIGCMGLTEPGSGSDAAALATTAVKKGDKYILNGSKTFITNAPLAKVFVIFATLDKSKRHKGITTFIVDAGTPGLSTGKPMHKMGCKCSTTSEVFMEDCEVPAENILGGEGAGWRIALGGVEWDRSTLLSPFLGGGMFMIENCARYANERRAFGKTIGEFQSIQNRIADMRVFLEAARLAVYRVAASKDNGVMLNPLLASVNKMYVGDKGFEMCSAAVDLFGGYGYIHEYPVERGMRDAKLGQLGGGTSDIMRMIVARFMMM, from the coding sequence ATGGATTTTACGTTTACCGACGAACAGCGGATGTTCCGCGACACGATCTACCGCTACTGTAAGGAGGAGGTGGCTCCCCTGTGCGAGGCGGCGGACCGTGAAGGGGAGTTCAGCATGGAAGTCTGGAAAAAGCTGGGCTCCATGGGGCTCCTGGGTCTTCCGTTCCCGGAGGAGTACGGCGGATCGGGAGCGGACTTCACCACCTGCTGCCTGGCCGGCGAGGCCATGGGCCATGCCGGCCTCGACGGCGGCCACACGCTGGCGCTGGGAGCCCACACGTACCTGTGCGGCGCGAACATCATGGAGCACGGCACGGAAGAGCAGAAGAAGAAGTACCTGCCGGGCCTGGCGACGGGCGAGGACATCGGCTGCATGGGGCTGACGGAGCCGGGCAGCGGATCCGACGCGGCGGCGCTGGCGACGACGGCCGTGAAGAAGGGGGACAAATACATCCTCAACGGCTCGAAGACCTTCATCACCAACGCCCCGCTGGCGAAGGTGTTCGTGATCTTCGCGACGCTGGACAAGTCGAAGAGGCACAAGGGAATCACGACGTTCATCGTGGACGCGGGCACTCCGGGTCTCTCGACGGGGAAGCCGATGCACAAGATGGGCTGCAAGTGCTCGACGACCTCGGAGGTCTTCATGGAGGACTGTGAAGTCCCTGCGGAGAACATCCTGGGCGGCGAGGGCGCCGGCTGGCGGATCGCCCTGGGCGGCGTGGAGTGGGACCGGAGCACGCTGCTTTCCCCCTTCCTGGGGGGCGGTATGTTCATGATCGAGAACTGCGCCCGCTATGCCAACGAGCGTCGGGCCTTCGGCAAGACGATCGGCGAGTTCCAGTCAATCCAGAACCGGATCGCCGACATGCGGGTGTTCCTGGAGGCGGCGCGTCTGGCGGTATACCGCGTGGCGGCCTCGAAGGACAACGGGGTGATGCTGAATCCTCTCCTGGCCTCGGTCAACAAGATGTACGTGGGCGACAAGGGATTCGAGATGTGCTCGGCAGCCGTCGATCTGTTCGGCGGGTACGGGTACATTCACGAGTACCCGGTGGAGCGGGGCATGCGGGATGCGAAGCTGGGGCAGCTCGGCGGCGGGACATCCGACATCATGCGCATGATCGTCGCCCGCTTCATGATGATGTGA
- a CDS encoding 3-keto-5-aminohexanoate cleavage protein, translating into MAKDEKKVIITAALTGAATMKNNNPSVPYTVEEFAEEAYKCYQSGAAMVHVHARTDDGQPTHEIDRIRAVHDAIKARCPELLVCLSSAVGIFKTPEQRLAQIVAVKPEMASYNTNSMNFSIVDRHTGQIFFDYVFDNTFTMLQDFGKAFESNGVKPEIECYDIGGIDNTLLIAKQGFFTEPMNFNFVWGVVGGQKFRPDVFISMVNAIPATANFTTCAVGNEQFPANVMSCLMGGNMRVGMEDNTRMPNGELAKGSWEQVEWCVKVAASLNRTPATPAEARAIMGIRKA; encoded by the coding sequence ATGGCCAAGGATGAAAAGAAGGTCATCATCACGGCGGCTCTCACCGGGGCCGCGACCATGAAGAACAACAACCCCAGCGTGCCCTACACGGTCGAGGAGTTCGCCGAGGAAGCGTACAAGTGCTACCAGTCCGGGGCCGCCATGGTCCACGTCCATGCAAGAACGGACGACGGCCAGCCGACCCACGAGATCGACCGCATCAGGGCCGTGCACGACGCCATCAAGGCCCGCTGCCCCGAGCTGCTCGTCTGCCTGAGCTCCGCCGTCGGCATCTTCAAGACGCCGGAACAGCGGCTGGCCCAGATCGTGGCGGTCAAGCCGGAGATGGCCTCGTACAACACCAACAGCATGAACTTCAGCATCGTCGACCGCCACACCGGACAGATCTTCTTCGACTACGTCTTCGACAACACGTTCACCATGCTCCAGGACTTCGGCAAGGCCTTCGAGTCCAACGGCGTGAAGCCGGAGATCGAGTGCTACGACATCGGCGGCATCGACAACACGCTCCTGATCGCCAAGCAGGGCTTCTTCACGGAGCCCATGAACTTCAACTTCGTGTGGGGCGTCGTCGGCGGCCAGAAGTTCCGCCCCGACGTGTTCATCTCCATGGTCAACGCCATCCCGGCGACAGCCAACTTCACGACCTGCGCCGTGGGCAACGAGCAGTTCCCCGCCAACGTCATGTCCTGCCTCATGGGCGGCAACATGCGGGTCGGCATGGAGGACAACACCCGGATGCCCAACGGTGAACTGGCCAAGGGGAGCTGGGAGCAGGTGGAGTGGTGCGTGAAGGTCGCCGCCTCCCTGAACCGGACACCCGCCACGCCCGCGGAGGCGAGGGCAATCATGGGCATTCGCAAGGCCTGA
- a CDS encoding Zn-ribbon domain-containing OB-fold protein: MTCTSENIKDCFVIEARMALPNQYFVGRIGSKWIIAMRDKKKITGLKCETCGITYIPPREYCNKCGAKIADNWVDVGTTGELVNYTIVNYNDKHLPRKAPYILGQIKLDGADTPLTHIVADVDPLDVYVGMKVKAVFAEGPVNTLMQLDHFEPA; this comes from the coding sequence ATGACCTGCACAAGTGAAAATATAAAAGACTGCTTCGTCATCGAGGCGAGGATGGCCCTGCCCAACCAGTACTTCGTGGGACGGATCGGCTCGAAGTGGATCATCGCCATGAGGGACAAGAAGAAGATTACGGGCCTCAAGTGCGAAACGTGCGGCATCACCTACATCCCGCCCCGGGAATACTGCAACAAGTGCGGGGCGAAGATCGCCGACAACTGGGTGGACGTTGGCACGACGGGGGAACTCGTCAACTACACCATCGTCAACTACAACGACAAGCATCTTCCCCGGAAGGCACCGTACATCCTGGGGCAGATCAAGCTGGACGGGGCCGACACGCCGCTCACCCACATCGTGGCCGATGTGGATCCGCTGGACGTATACGTGGGCATGAAGGTGAAGGCCGTCTTCGCCGAGGGGCCCGTCAACACCCTGATGCAGCTGGATCACTTCGAGCCCGCCTGA
- a CDS encoding SCP2 sterol-binding domain-containing protein yields MAEFFGTTVADIFNTMPKRFKPEASKGVDVVIGYDCGGEGGGKWKLTVKDQTAKIETVEGDLGPCTATITASDAETFIGVTLQKIGAIDALSQGKMRVVGDTRMLMTLLPQIFVQYTVPEKKTEVTARGILSAIGDRFRPDKAAGVTLKYGYDLTGEGGGQFTITITDGTCTLKEGLDADLAVKMTMEAATYVGMMTGTIDGASAFTSGKVRIDGDMMAAAATGKYFDKYVDPNAEEAEELLSLKVVTSINQRFATGPVMGKWFAGLRDKKLLASVCPLCKRTLILPQEICQFCHVRTTDYVELGPEGYVTNFDLVYFASPDPLTGEVRDTPYACAWIMLENATPEEAFAFEINRKDLSKLKIGSRVRPVWAEKPTGSFRDILHFEIID; encoded by the coding sequence ATGGCTGAATTCTTCGGAACCACCGTAGCGGATATCTTCAATACGATGCCCAAGCGCTTCAAACCCGAGGCGTCCAAGGGCGTGGACGTCGTCATCGGGTACGATTGCGGCGGCGAGGGCGGGGGAAAATGGAAGCTCACCGTCAAGGATCAGACCGCCAAAATCGAGACCGTCGAGGGCGACCTCGGACCGTGCACGGCAACGATCACCGCCTCCGACGCGGAGACGTTCATCGGCGTCACCCTGCAGAAGATCGGCGCCATCGACGCCCTCTCCCAGGGCAAGATGAGGGTCGTCGGCGACACACGGATGCTGATGACGCTCCTGCCCCAGATCTTCGTGCAGTACACCGTGCCGGAGAAAAAGACGGAAGTCACCGCCCGGGGAATCCTCTCCGCCATCGGAGACCGTTTCCGTCCTGACAAGGCGGCGGGCGTAACGCTGAAATACGGGTATGACCTGACGGGCGAAGGCGGCGGGCAGTTCACCATCACCATCACCGACGGGACGTGCACCCTCAAGGAAGGTCTCGATGCGGACCTGGCCGTGAAAATGACCATGGAGGCCGCCACCTATGTCGGCATGATGACCGGAACAATCGACGGCGCCTCCGCCTTCACCTCCGGAAAGGTCCGGATCGACGGCGACATGATGGCCGCCGCCGCCACCGGCAAGTATTTCGACAAGTACGTGGATCCCAATGCCGAGGAGGCGGAGGAACTGCTTTCCCTGAAGGTGGTCACCTCCATCAACCAGCGCTTCGCCACGGGCCCCGTCATGGGCAAGTGGTTCGCCGGGCTTCGGGACAAGAAGCTCCTCGCCAGCGTCTGTCCCCTCTGCAAGCGGACCCTGATCCTCCCCCAGGAGATCTGCCAGTTCTGCCACGTACGCACCACCGACTACGTGGAGCTGGGACCGGAAGGGTACGTCACGAACTTCGACCTGGTGTATTTTGCCAGCCCCGATCCCCTCACCGGCGAAGTGCGGGACACCCCTTACGCCTGCGCCTGGATCATGCTGGAAAATGCCACCCCGGAGGAAGCCTTCGCCTTCGAGATCAACCGAAAGGACCTCTCGAAGCTGAAGATCGGATCGAGGGTACGGCCCGTCTGGGCGGAGAAGCCCACGGGCAGCTTCCGTGACATCCTCCATTTTGAAATCATCGACTAA
- a CDS encoding thiolase family protein, protein MATKRVAICAVAQHKNEPDLWYRRFQNMLLDVLEDLQGQTGFKYGEGGVEMIVSTSDDFFDARTISNNGVTDVIGGQYLAEEKMAQEGLNAIGYANAIILSGHKDLVLIMGHCKESQGESRNMITNCGFDPFYGRATGLDYLNAAGLQARAYMKKSGLTDDQLAEIVVRSRQWAVKNPYANAQEAIPAGKVKSSPMLCDPIRQLHAYPVSDGAVGLLLASEERAKEFTDNPVWITGFANCMDTFFFGDRDLTSNFALKKATANACRKAGIQDLKKAADVVEVMDCYAYQQPMWMEGLGFCGEGEGGRFIAEGGPGKHRVNLSGGTLAGNPLIIAGLYRAAEATLQLQGGAGDRQVPDAKCAVAHSTNGPAGQFHSVLILEA, encoded by the coding sequence ATGGCAACAAAGCGGGTAGCGATTTGTGCGGTTGCCCAGCACAAGAACGAACCGGACCTCTGGTACAGGCGTTTTCAGAACATGCTTCTGGACGTACTGGAGGATCTTCAGGGGCAGACAGGATTCAAATACGGAGAAGGCGGCGTGGAAATGATCGTCAGCACCTCCGACGATTTCTTCGATGCCCGGACCATCTCGAACAACGGCGTCACGGACGTCATCGGTGGGCAGTATCTCGCGGAAGAAAAGATGGCCCAGGAAGGCCTCAATGCCATCGGCTACGCCAACGCCATCATCCTCTCGGGGCACAAGGATCTAGTCCTGATCATGGGGCACTGCAAGGAATCCCAGGGCGAGAGCCGCAACATGATCACGAATTGCGGCTTCGATCCCTTCTACGGCCGGGCCACGGGCCTGGATTACCTGAACGCCGCCGGTCTGCAGGCGCGGGCCTACATGAAAAAGAGCGGCCTCACGGACGACCAGCTCGCCGAGATCGTGGTCCGAAGCCGCCAGTGGGCCGTCAAGAACCCCTACGCCAATGCGCAGGAAGCCATTCCGGCGGGGAAAGTCAAGTCCTCGCCCATGCTGTGCGATCCCATCCGCCAGCTCCACGCCTACCCCGTCTCCGACGGTGCCGTGGGACTGCTCCTGGCCTCGGAGGAGCGGGCGAAGGAATTCACCGACAATCCGGTATGGATCACCGGATTCGCCAACTGCATGGACACCTTCTTTTTCGGTGACCGGGATCTGACCAGCAACTTCGCCCTCAAGAAGGCCACCGCGAACGCCTGCCGGAAAGCCGGCATCCAGGACCTGAAAAAGGCCGCCGACGTGGTCGAGGTCATGGACTGCTACGCCTACCAGCAGCCCATGTGGATGGAAGGACTGGGCTTCTGCGGAGAGGGAGAAGGCGGACGCTTCATCGCCGAAGGCGGCCCCGGGAAGCATCGGGTCAACCTCTCCGGCGGAACCCTGGCGGGGAACCCGCTCATTATCGCCGGCCTCTACCGGGCCGCCGAGGCGACTCTCCAGCTTCAGGGCGGCGCCGGCGACCGCCAGGTTCCGGACGCGAAATGCGCCGTGGCCCACTCGACCAACGGGCCCGCCGGCCAGTTCCACTCCGTTCTCATTCTCGAAGCGTAA
- a CDS encoding PHP domain-containing protein, with protein sequence MILKGQLHTHTTYSDGTMTPQEVADAYARLGYDFIAITDHDHLLKPSYGDAITRVRSDMLIFTGIELTVHCRKGYVHVSRIEGEREVLHVFNHPADIDLGLRDCIRIIAEVAERYPIDAVEITTHGFYTPQFDIPEIPYPKVAADDSHNLLGCGRGWIELEAPRDRDGIIRTIKEGRFMNCFAGDKARRKPAVDLRLIRFA encoded by the coding sequence ATGATTCTCAAGGGACAGCTCCACACCCATACAACCTACTCCGACGGGACCATGACACCCCAGGAGGTCGCCGATGCCTATGCGCGCCTGGGCTACGATTTCATCGCCATCACGGACCACGACCACCTCCTGAAGCCCTCCTACGGGGATGCCATCACCCGGGTTCGGTCGGACATGCTGATCTTCACGGGAATCGAGCTGACGGTGCACTGCCGCAAGGGATACGTCCACGTCAGCCGGATCGAGGGAGAAAGGGAAGTCCTGCATGTCTTCAACCACCCCGCCGATATCGATCTCGGCCTGCGCGACTGTATCCGCATCATCGCGGAGGTGGCGGAGCGCTATCCCATCGACGCGGTGGAGATCACAACCCACGGGTTTTACACGCCCCAGTTCGATATCCCGGAGATCCCCTATCCCAAGGTGGCGGCCGACGATTCCCACAACCTCCTGGGCTGCGGGCGCGGATGGATCGAGTTGGAGGCCCCCCGGGACCGGGACGGAATCATCCGGACCATCAAGGAGGGGCGGTTCATGAACTGCTTTGCGGGCGACAAGGCCCGCCGAAAGCCCGCGGTGGACCTGCGGCTGATCCGATTTGCATGA
- a CDS encoding TetR/AcrR family transcriptional regulator, with the protein MEKVASEKIIVEAALKVFSTKGFAEARMADIAKEANLSYGLIYHYFENKEKLFDAIVENWWKSFYDELEMLKKSTAATKEKLVEIIKFMMNAYTATPSQMSIFVAEVSRGFIYHSSPRGKDKFRKLFNLCEDIIREGQTRGTLRSDIQSNYLTYVFLGAIDTFLSVMILGNETLSKSREKRIIESLTNVFLHGAEAEAEH; encoded by the coding sequence ATGGAAAAAGTAGCCAGCGAAAAAATCATCGTCGAAGCGGCACTGAAGGTCTTCAGCACGAAAGGATTCGCCGAAGCCCGGATGGCTGATATCGCCAAGGAAGCCAACCTCTCGTACGGGCTCATCTATCACTATTTCGAGAACAAGGAAAAACTTTTCGACGCCATCGTCGAGAACTGGTGGAAATCCTTCTACGACGAGCTGGAGATGCTCAAGAAGAGCACCGCGGCCACCAAGGAAAAGCTGGTGGAGATCATCAAGTTCATGATGAACGCCTACACCGCGACGCCGAGCCAGATGTCCATCTTCGTGGCGGAAGTCTCCCGGGGCTTCATCTATCACTCGAGTCCCCGGGGAAAGGACAAGTTCCGGAAACTGTTCAACCTCTGTGAAGACATCATCCGCGAAGGCCAGACCCGGGGAACCCTGCGGTCCGACATCCAGTCCAACTACCTCACCTATGTTTTCCTGGGTGCCATCGACACGTTCCTGTCGGTCATGATCTTGGGCAATGAGACCCTGAGCAAGTCCAGGGAGAAGCGGATCATCGAGAGCCTGACAAATGTTTTTCTTCATGGGGCCGAGGCGGAAGCAGAGCACTGA
- a CDS encoding DUF2845 domain-containing protein, with product MNKGLAVMAAVVVMFWCAGDAFAFRCNGGKGLVSTGDTKTRVTIECGKPDSVERVKSVTRGRFIGGEDPRTGRSHGGVYAEETVSVEKWYYNCGDSDFLYVLTFEGDVMMAEETAGRGKGPSRCTF from the coding sequence ATGAACAAGGGGTTGGCCGTTATGGCCGCGGTGGTGGTCATGTTCTGGTGCGCCGGCGACGCATTCGCCTTTCGGTGCAACGGTGGAAAAGGCCTGGTCAGTACCGGCGACACCAAGACGCGCGTCACGATCGAATGCGGAAAGCCCGACAGTGTCGAGCGTGTGAAATCCGTCACAAGGGGCCGCTTTATCGGAGGCGAAGACCCGCGTACCGGCAGGAGTCACGGCGGAGTCTATGCGGAAGAAACGGTGTCCGTCGAGAAATGGTACTACAACTGCGGAGACAGTGATTTCCTCTACGTTCTGACCTTCGAGGGGGACGTCATGATGGCGGAAGAAACGGCCGGCCGGGGGAAAGGTCCGTCCCGCTGCACATTTTGA
- a CDS encoding TolC family protein codes for MKKNIVHFLLSAFLVVLFVPAAVHPEESIRPGETLDLKRCIAIALERHPSILGAAGGLKASESRVGQARAGYYPQVNASADYDRNSVGGTMSRTAGTVYDSYATGVSVNQTLFDFFKTSTQVKIQRLGADSSRADLEQAMSQIAYDVKKAYYGLLQARRLRDANAEAVGSYRQHLAQAKKFFEVGLKPKFDVTKAEVDLSNARLNLLKAENAMNLARLTLGNAMGLPGAPTFEIRDSLAFQPYPASLDEARKKGEERRPDLRSVRSKREAAESSVDLAKKGYFPVLTGSAGYGWSGEDFPLERGWNVGATLSVPLFSGLSTKYQTDEARANLEVLKANEDLVRQTVQLEIQQALLNLQEARDRIAVAELEVRQAAENLELARGRYGAGVGSPMEVTDALLADINAKTAHTAALYDYRLAQASLEKATGEK; via the coding sequence ATGAAGAAAAACATCGTACATTTCCTGCTTTCAGCCTTCCTTGTCGTCCTGTTCGTCCCGGCGGCGGTGCATCCGGAAGAGTCGATCCGCCCCGGGGAAACGCTGGATCTGAAGCGCTGCATCGCCATCGCCCTGGAACGGCACCCGAGCATCCTCGGCGCAGCCGGCGGCCTGAAGGCCAGCGAAAGCCGGGTGGGTCAGGCCCGGGCCGGCTACTATCCGCAGGTCAACGCATCGGCGGATTACGACCGCAACTCCGTAGGCGGCACCATGTCCAGAACAGCGGGGACCGTATACGACAGCTATGCCACCGGCGTCAGTGTCAACCAGACCCTTTTCGATTTCTTCAAGACGTCCACCCAGGTGAAGATCCAGCGACTTGGGGCGGATTCCTCCCGGGCCGATCTGGAGCAGGCGATGAGCCAGATCGCCTATGACGTCAAGAAAGCCTATTACGGCCTTCTCCAGGCCCGGCGCCTGAGAGACGCCAACGCGGAGGCCGTGGGCTCCTACCGGCAGCACCTGGCACAGGCAAAAAAATTCTTCGAGGTCGGCCTGAAACCGAAGTTCGACGTGACCAAGGCGGAGGTCGATCTGAGCAACGCACGCCTGAACCTGTTGAAAGCGGAAAACGCCATGAACCTGGCCCGCCTGACCCTGGGGAATGCCATGGGCTTGCCCGGAGCGCCGACGTTCGAGATTCGCGACAGCCTGGCCTTCCAGCCCTACCCGGCCTCGCTCGACGAGGCGCGGAAGAAGGGGGAAGAGCGGAGACCGGACCTGCGGTCGGTCCGGTCGAAGCGGGAGGCGGCGGAGTCTTCCGTCGACCTGGCGAAGAAGGGATACTTTCCCGTTCTGACCGGGAGCGCCGGATACGGATGGTCGGGGGAGGATTTTCCCCTGGAGAGGGGATGGAATGTGGGGGCGACCCTGTCGGTGCCGCTGTTCAGCGGCCTGTCCACGAAGTACCAGACCGACGAGGCCCGGGCAAACCTGGAAGTCCTGAAGGCGAACGAAGACCTTGTCCGCCAGACCGTACAACTGGAGATACAGCAGGCCCTGCTGAACCTTCAGGAGGCCCGGGACCGCATCGCGGTCGCGGAGTTGGAGGTTCGGCAGGCCGCGGAAAACCTTGAACTGGCCCGGGGGCGATACGGCGCCGGCGTGGGAAGCCCCATGGAGGTAACCGACGCCCTGCTGGCGGACATCAACGCCAAAACGGCCCATACGGCGGCCCTTTACGATTACCGGCTTGCCCAGGCAAGCCTGGAGAAGGCGACCGGGGAAAAATGA
- a CDS encoding efflux RND transporter periplasmic adaptor subunit: protein MNRKKILIMAGIAALIAAAAIWFFFHRNSSPAFKTARAVRGEVVAAVTATGTVNAVTTVLVGTQVSGTIKELFVDYNSPVKKGQVLAQIDPVSFQAQVDQARANLRLAEANVEKAEATARDTKRTFERNKELYTANFIARSDLDTAETNASTAAASLSAARAQVQQSRAALTAAETNLHNTRILSPVNGTVISRSIDIGQTVAASFQTPTLFNIAQDLTRMQIDANVDEADIGKIKVGQQVTFTVDAYPEAPFQGDVSEVRNAPTTVQNVVTYDAVVKVANPELKLKPGMTANVSIIIDRRTEALKVPNAALRFRPAGRDGKGASSAAVQGREGRDGREAGRGQAVWVLEGKKPKRVAVTAGISDGQFTEIVSGDLKEGQDVIVEAAGAGNSKQQQQMSPRFFR from the coding sequence ATGAACCGAAAGAAGATCCTGATCATGGCCGGCATCGCCGCCCTGATCGCGGCGGCGGCCATCTGGTTTTTCTTCCACAGGAACAGCAGTCCCGCTTTCAAGACGGCCAGGGCCGTCCGCGGTGAGGTTGTGGCTGCCGTCACCGCCACGGGCACGGTCAACGCCGTCACCACGGTGCTGGTGGGAACGCAGGTGTCCGGGACCATCAAGGAGCTCTTCGTAGACTACAACTCGCCGGTGAAGAAGGGTCAGGTTCTTGCCCAGATCGACCCGGTCTCCTTCCAGGCCCAGGTGGACCAGGCGCGGGCGAACCTTCGTCTGGCCGAGGCGAACGTGGAAAAGGCCGAGGCAACCGCCCGGGACACGAAGCGGACCTTCGAACGCAACAAGGAACTCTATACTGCAAACTTCATTGCCCGGAGCGACCTGGACACGGCGGAGACGAATGCCTCGACCGCCGCCGCCTCGCTCAGCGCGGCCCGGGCCCAGGTCCAGCAGAGCCGGGCGGCCCTGACCGCGGCGGAGACCAACCTCCACAACACCCGGATCCTCTCCCCCGTGAACGGAACCGTCATCTCGCGAAGCATCGACATCGGCCAGACCGTGGCGGCGAGCTTCCAGACCCCCACGCTGTTCAACATCGCCCAGGACCTGACCCGGATGCAGATCGACGCGAACGTGGACGAGGCGGACATCGGCAAGATCAAGGTGGGCCAGCAGGTGACGTTCACCGTCGATGCGTATCCGGAGGCCCCCTTCCAGGGCGATGTCTCGGAGGTCCGCAACGCGCCCACGACGGTGCAGAACGTGGTGACCTACGACGCGGTGGTCAAGGTTGCCAACCCGGAGCTGAAGCTCAAGCCGGGCATGACCGCCAACGTTTCCATCATCATCGACCGGCGGACGGAGGCGCTGAAGGTGCCCAATGCGGCTCTCCGTTTCCGGCCCGCCGGCAGGGACGGAAAAGGAGCGTCGTCCGCCGCCGTCCAGGGAAGAGAGGGCAGGGATGGACGGGAAGCAGGGCGGGGGCAGGCGGTGTGGGTCCTCGAGGGCAAAAAGCCGAAGCGCGTTGCCGTCACTGCCGGGATCAGCGACGGCCAGTTCACGGAGATCGTCTCGGGAGACCTGAAGGAAGGCCAGGACGTGATCGTCGAGGCCGCCGGCGCCGGGAACAGCAAGCAGCAGCAGCAGATGAGCCCGAGGTTCTTCCGGTGA